The following are from one region of the Algiphilus sp. genome:
- a CDS encoding alkaline phosphatase D family protein: protein MAPPLTRRHFVHSVGALAAVPLLPGCDDSAAPGGQPGTPQARPETAAFAHGVASGDPLPDAVILWTRVTVPEATAPFAVRWTVAHDEGLVDVVAEGEAATAAGRDYTMKVDAGGLAPDRFYWYGFTVETASGRVHSPVGRTRTAPAADADPDALRFAVVTCADYTRGLYNAYARVAELDDIAAVIHLGDYIYENDRKNAVRRHEPPVELVALPEYRRRYACYRETAELQAVHARHPMIWVWDDHETCDGTWREGADPSNHDDAEHGPFADRKAAALQAALEWMPIRSPDPAVPERIYRSFRFGNLADLAMLDTRRIGRDRQGEPNAGPLFTQSGDFADPERHILGAEQEAWLSDHFANGSSAWRLIGNQVVFAPLLAVGTPDALGLSLYANPDQWDGYAPARERVLAMMEGLDNVVFLTGDVHASMAFDIAADPANPLVYDGLSGRGSHGVEFVTPSISSGGEAEARPDDLEEWLEQLLLRGAGVLRLTNPHLKLFEATRCGYITLDVRREALRAEYWLIPTVMEETTEQTLRFAFDVAAGVPRAVEDLSVRLGGG, encoded by the coding sequence ATGGCGCCGCCACTGACCCGACGCCACTTCGTCCATTCCGTGGGCGCGCTCGCCGCCGTGCCCCTGCTGCCCGGCTGCGACGATTCCGCAGCGCCGGGCGGGCAGCCCGGCACCCCGCAGGCGCGGCCCGAGACCGCCGCCTTCGCGCACGGCGTCGCCTCCGGCGACCCGCTTCCGGACGCGGTGATCCTGTGGACGCGCGTGACCGTGCCCGAGGCCACCGCGCCCTTCGCGGTGCGGTGGACGGTGGCGCACGACGAGGGACTGGTCGATGTCGTCGCCGAGGGCGAGGCCGCCACCGCCGCCGGGCGCGACTACACGATGAAGGTGGATGCGGGCGGCCTCGCGCCCGACCGCTTCTACTGGTACGGATTCACGGTCGAGACCGCGTCCGGCCGCGTGCACTCGCCGGTGGGCCGCACGCGCACCGCGCCGGCGGCGGATGCCGACCCGGATGCGCTGCGCTTCGCGGTGGTCACCTGCGCCGACTACACGCGCGGGTTGTACAACGCCTATGCCCGGGTCGCGGAGCTGGACGACATCGCCGCGGTCATCCACCTCGGCGACTACATCTACGAGAACGACCGCAAGAACGCGGTACGCCGGCACGAGCCGCCGGTGGAGCTGGTCGCCCTGCCCGAGTACCGGCGCCGATACGCCTGCTACCGCGAGACCGCCGAGCTGCAGGCGGTGCACGCGCGCCACCCGATGATCTGGGTGTGGGACGACCACGAGACCTGCGACGGCACCTGGCGCGAAGGCGCCGATCCGTCGAACCACGACGACGCCGAGCACGGCCCCTTCGCGGACCGCAAGGCCGCCGCGCTGCAGGCCGCGCTGGAGTGGATGCCCATCCGCAGCCCGGACCCCGCGGTTCCGGAGCGCATATACCGCTCCTTCCGCTTCGGCAATCTCGCCGACCTGGCGATGCTGGATACCCGTCGCATCGGTCGCGACCGGCAGGGCGAGCCCAACGCCGGCCCGCTGTTCACGCAGAGCGGCGATTTCGCCGACCCCGAGCGCCACATCCTGGGCGCCGAGCAGGAAGCGTGGCTGTCCGATCACTTCGCGAACGGCAGCAGCGCCTGGCGGTTGATCGGCAACCAGGTGGTGTTCGCGCCGCTGCTGGCGGTGGGCACGCCGGATGCGCTGGGTCTGAGCCTCTACGCCAACCCGGACCAGTGGGACGGCTACGCACCGGCCCGCGAGCGCGTGCTGGCGATGATGGAGGGGCTGGACAACGTCGTCTTCCTGACCGGCGACGTGCACGCCAGCATGGCCTTCGACATCGCCGCGGACCCGGCCAATCCGCTGGTCTACGACGGCCTGAGCGGGCGCGGCAGCCACGGGGTCGAGTTCGTGACGCCGAGCATCTCCTCCGGCGGCGAGGCCGAGGCCCGCCCGGACGACCTCGAGGAATGGCTGGAACAGCTGCTGCTGCGCGGCGCCGGCGTGCTGCGCCTGACCAACCCGCACCTCAAGCTGTTCGAGGCCACGCGCTGCGGCTACATCACGCTGGACGTGCGCCGCGAGGCGCTGCGCGCGGAGTACTGGCTGATCCCGACCGTCATGGAGGAAACCACCGAGCAGACCCTGCGCTTCGCCTTCGACGTGGCCGCCGGCGTGCCGCGGGCGGTGGAGGATCTGTCAGTGCGGCTGGGCGGCGGGTAG
- a CDS encoding DUF2283 domain-containing protein yields the protein MKVQYFEDTDTLYIEFRTGAIVDTRDLDEDTLLDLDGRGNVCAITVEHASQRTDVHRLTVEGMAA from the coding sequence ATGAAGGTCCAGTACTTCGAAGACACGGACACCCTCTACATCGAGTTCCGTACCGGCGCAATTGTCGATACGCGGGACCTTGATGAGGATACGCTTCTGGATCTCGATGGCCGCGGAAATGTCTGCGCGATCACGGTCGAGCACGCCAGCCAGCGCACCGATGTGCACCGCCTGACGGTGGAGGGCATGGCGGCCTGA
- a CDS encoding Hsp33 family molecular chaperone HslO, protein MPISPEQAPDEHVTPFLLPEHGVRGAILRVSAGVASMLDSQGQPPDVRRLLGQLCAAAPLMAAHLKFEGRMSLQIQSSDQLALMVVQTEDTLRTRGMARTRGEASGDFAELTRGGVFAVTIEPRSGRSYQALVPLEAHRAAEALEGYFAQSEQLPTRFVLACEGDTIAGLLLQRLPETQADAGWEHVGALIDTVEDTEILAQSPATMLHRLFHAEALQLYGPLPMEVACSCSQARISRMLLSLGEKEVRDIVAEQGSVTVHCDFCGAGYHYDAAQVQALFAAENASADDQPPPPAGLH, encoded by the coding sequence ATGCCCATCTCTCCCGAACAGGCCCCCGACGAGCACGTGACGCCGTTCCTGCTGCCGGAACACGGCGTGCGCGGCGCCATCCTGCGCGTATCCGCCGGCGTGGCATCGATGCTCGACAGCCAGGGGCAGCCGCCGGACGTGCGCCGTCTGCTCGGGCAGCTCTGCGCGGCGGCACCGTTGATGGCCGCGCATCTGAAGTTCGAGGGGCGCATGAGCCTGCAGATCCAGAGCAGCGATCAGCTGGCGCTGATGGTCGTGCAGACCGAGGACACCCTGCGCACCCGCGGCATGGCCCGGACCCGCGGCGAGGCGAGCGGCGACTTCGCCGAGCTGACCCGGGGCGGCGTGTTCGCCGTCACCATCGAGCCGCGCTCGGGACGCAGCTATCAGGCCCTGGTGCCGCTGGAGGCGCACCGCGCCGCCGAGGCGCTGGAAGGGTACTTCGCGCAAAGCGAGCAGCTGCCGACGCGCTTCGTGCTGGCCTGCGAGGGCGACACCATCGCCGGGCTGCTGCTGCAGCGCCTGCCGGAGACGCAGGCCGACGCCGGCTGGGAGCATGTCGGCGCGCTGATCGATACGGTCGAGGACACCGAGATCCTCGCGCAGAGCCCCGCCACCATGCTGCACCGGCTCTTCCATGCCGAGGCGCTGCAGCTCTACGGGCCGCTCCCCATGGAAGTGGCCTGCTCCTGCTCGCAGGCGCGCATCTCGCGCATGCTGCTGTCCCTGGGCGAAAAGGAAGTGCGCGACATCGTCGCCGAGCAGGGCAGCGTCACCGTGCACTGCGACTTCTGCGGCGCCGGCTATCACTACGATGCCGCGCAGGTGCAGGCGCTGTTCGCGGCCGAGAACGCCAGCGCCGACGACCAGCCGCCGCCGCCGGCCGGTCTGCACTAG
- the gatB gene encoding Asp-tRNA(Asn)/Glu-tRNA(Gln) amidotransferase subunit GatB: MPEGWEAVIGLEVHCQLSTRSKIFSGASTAYGASPNAQASAIDLGMPGVLPVLNREALRMAVMFGLSVDADIAPVCVFARKHYFYPDLPKGYQISQYELPVVANGHLDVELGEATKRIGITRAHMEEDAGKSLHEGFVGASGIDLNRAGTPLIEIVSEPDIRTPAEAVAYLKKLHQIVVYLGICDGNMQEGSFRCDANVSVRRVGTEQFGTRTETKNVNSFRYVEKAIAHEINRQVDVLEGGGSIQQETRLFDPGSGTTRAMRSKEDAHDYRYFPDPDLLPVHCDAAFIDEARASLPELPVDKRARFQEQYGLSKYDATVLTGEKPLADFYEAMVDAAGGEAKLCANWVITDLLGALNKAGLGITESPVSAPQMAGLVARITDETISGKIAKEVFEAMMAGEGDADAIIEAKGLRQITDDGAIAGIIDQVIADNPNQYAQYKGGKEKLLGFFVGQVMKATGGKANPDAVNRLLKEKLGPAG, translated from the coding sequence ATGCCGGAGGGCTGGGAGGCCGTCATCGGCCTCGAAGTCCACTGTCAGCTCTCCACCCGATCCAAGATCTTCTCGGGCGCCTCGACCGCCTACGGCGCGTCGCCCAATGCCCAGGCCTCGGCCATCGACCTCGGCATGCCGGGCGTGCTGCCGGTGCTCAACCGCGAGGCGCTGCGCATGGCCGTGATGTTCGGCCTGTCGGTCGATGCCGACATCGCGCCGGTGTGCGTGTTCGCGCGCAAGCACTACTTCTACCCGGACCTCCCCAAGGGCTACCAGATCTCGCAGTACGAGCTGCCGGTGGTCGCCAACGGCCACCTCGATGTCGAGCTGGGCGAGGCCACCAAGCGCATCGGCATCACCCGCGCGCACATGGAGGAGGATGCCGGCAAGTCTCTGCACGAGGGCTTCGTGGGCGCCTCCGGCATCGACCTCAACCGTGCCGGCACGCCGCTCATCGAGATCGTCTCCGAGCCGGACATCCGCACGCCCGCCGAGGCCGTCGCCTACCTCAAGAAGCTGCACCAGATCGTGGTCTACCTGGGCATCTGCGACGGCAACATGCAGGAAGGCTCCTTCCGCTGCGACGCCAACGTCTCGGTGCGCCGGGTCGGCACGGAGCAGTTCGGCACGCGGACCGAGACCAAGAACGTCAATTCCTTCCGCTACGTCGAGAAGGCCATCGCCCACGAGATCAACCGCCAGGTCGACGTGCTCGAGGGCGGCGGCAGCATCCAGCAGGAGACCCGCCTCTTCGATCCCGGCAGCGGCACCACGCGCGCCATGCGGAGCAAGGAGGACGCGCACGACTACCGCTACTTCCCGGATCCCGACCTGCTGCCGGTGCACTGTGACGCCGCCTTCATCGACGAGGCGCGCGCATCGCTGCCCGAGCTGCCAGTCGACAAGCGCGCCCGCTTCCAGGAGCAGTACGGCCTGTCGAAGTACGACGCCACCGTGCTCACCGGCGAGAAGCCGCTGGCCGACTTCTACGAAGCCATGGTCGATGCCGCCGGCGGCGAGGCCAAGCTGTGCGCCAACTGGGTCATCACCGACCTGCTGGGCGCGCTCAACAAGGCCGGCCTCGGCATCACCGAGTCGCCGGTGTCGGCGCCGCAGATGGCCGGGCTGGTGGCGCGCATCACCGACGAGACCATCTCCGGCAAGATCGCCAAGGAGGTCTTCGAGGCCATGATGGCCGGCGAGGGCGATGCCGACGCCATCATCGAGGCCAAGGGCCTTCGCCAGATCACCGACGACGGCGCCATCGCCGGGATCATCGACCAGGTCATCGCCGACAATCCCAACCAGTACGCGCAGTACAAGGGCGGCAAGGAGAAGCTGCTGGGCTTCTTCGTCGGTCAGGTCATGAAGGCCACCGGCGGCAAGGCGAATCCGGATGCGGTGAATCGGCTGCTCAAGGAGAAGCTGGGGCCGGCGGGCTGA